In Microbacterium sp. SLBN-146, one genomic interval encodes:
- a CDS encoding L-serine ammonia-lyase, iron-sulfur-dependent, subunit alpha, translated as MSAYVSAFELFSIGVGPSSSHTVGPMRAALDFAVRLREGGVLDHVQRVTCTLYGSLGATGIGHGTPDAVVAGLMGLEPETVDPDLVRAAWTAWPEGRALRVAGSHDVPFSKSDIAFVPRTRLPGHPNGMILEAWGSPDAGPPRDAAPSLVRETGSAAASVASPSPVDDDALILRETYYSVGGGFIRREGEPPRVQAHAYPLDFSSAEGLLALCDERNITIAEAARINEEALRSDDEIARGLDAIWDAMAGCVDAGLRADGVLPGILKVKRRAGAIREQLDEAEATGRRELPGEWLGAFALAVNEENAAGGRVVTAPTNGAAGIVPAVAMYWWRFLADSGLGAGNAVTPYGELVGSALLGFHPPEPELAEGSPAALAEANRRRGIRRFLLTATALGSLFKANASISGAEGGCQAEVGSACAMAAGGLTAVMGGTNRQIENAAEIAMEHHLGLTCDPVGGLVQIPCIERNAIAASTAVTAARLALRGDGSHFVSLDAVVETMRQTGIDMSTKYKETSEGGLAVNVIEC; from the coding sequence GTGAGCGCCTACGTATCGGCGTTCGAGCTGTTCTCCATCGGCGTAGGACCCTCGAGCTCCCACACGGTCGGTCCCATGCGGGCCGCCCTCGACTTCGCCGTGCGCCTGCGCGAAGGGGGCGTGCTCGATCACGTGCAGCGCGTCACCTGCACGCTGTACGGCTCTCTCGGTGCGACCGGTATCGGCCACGGCACCCCCGACGCCGTCGTCGCGGGGCTCATGGGCCTCGAACCCGAGACCGTCGACCCCGACCTCGTGCGCGCCGCGTGGACGGCTTGGCCCGAGGGCCGCGCACTCCGGGTCGCAGGGTCGCACGACGTGCCGTTCTCGAAGTCCGACATCGCCTTCGTCCCGCGCACGCGGCTTCCCGGTCACCCGAACGGGATGATCCTCGAGGCGTGGGGTTCACCGGACGCCGGTCCGCCGAGGGATGCCGCGCCGTCGCTCGTCCGCGAGACGGGGAGTGCTGCGGCATCCGTGGCATCACCGTCACCCGTCGACGATGATGCGCTCATCCTGCGGGAGACCTACTACTCGGTGGGCGGTGGCTTCATCCGCCGCGAGGGCGAGCCGCCGCGCGTACAGGCGCACGCCTACCCCCTGGACTTCTCGAGCGCCGAGGGGCTGCTCGCGCTCTGCGACGAGCGCAACATCACGATCGCGGAAGCCGCCCGCATCAACGAGGAGGCGCTGCGGAGCGACGACGAGATCGCCCGGGGACTCGACGCGATCTGGGATGCCATGGCGGGATGCGTCGATGCGGGGCTCCGCGCTGACGGGGTGCTCCCCGGCATCCTCAAGGTCAAGCGGCGTGCGGGTGCGATCCGGGAGCAGCTCGACGAGGCCGAGGCGACGGGGCGTCGGGAACTCCCGGGTGAATGGCTCGGCGCGTTCGCACTGGCGGTCAACGAGGAGAACGCCGCGGGTGGGAGGGTCGTGACGGCACCGACCAATGGCGCGGCGGGAATCGTGCCGGCCGTCGCGATGTACTGGTGGCGGTTCCTCGCCGACTCCGGACTCGGTGCGGGCAACGCGGTCACGCCCTATGGTGAGCTCGTCGGGAGTGCGCTCCTCGGCTTCCACCCGCCGGAGCCCGAGCTCGCGGAGGGTTCCCCCGCAGCGCTCGCAGAAGCGAACCGTCGACGTGGCATCCGCAGATTCCTCCTGACGGCGACGGCACTCGGGTCACTGTTCAAAGCGAATGCCTCGATCTCGGGTGCCGAAGGCGGATGCCAGGCGGAGGTCGGGTCGGCGTGCGCGATGGCGGCGGGGGGCCTGACAGCCGTCATGGGCGGGACGAACCGGCAGATCGAGAACGCCGCGGAGATCGCGATGGAGCACCACCTCGGCCTCACGTGCGATCCCGTCGGAGGGCTCGTTCAGATCCCGTGCATCGAGCGGAATGCGATCGCCGCGTCCACCGCCGTGACCGCCGCGCGGCTCGCGCTGCGCGGGGACGGCTCGCACTTCGTCTCACTCGATGCCGTCGTGGAGACCATGCGGCAGACCGGGATCGACATGTCGACGAAGTACAAGGAGACGAGCGAGGGCGGTCTCGCGGTGAACGTCATCGAGTGCTGA
- a CDS encoding MarR family winged helix-turn-helix transcriptional regulator, whose protein sequence is MATTRSGNVRAIDEMVCFSLYAASRATTQAYRRILAPWGLTYPQYLVLVELWERDPRTVGELGDDLALDSGTLSPLLSRLEKAGHVVRERVSEDARVVSVRLTERGRRLRAELAHVAGELVRCSALSASNARALLAELHAYTDALDASLKSASA, encoded by the coding sequence GTGGCGACAACACGAAGCGGGAACGTCCGCGCGATCGATGAGATGGTCTGCTTCTCGCTCTACGCCGCGAGCCGCGCGACGACGCAGGCCTATCGACGAATCCTCGCGCCATGGGGCCTGACGTACCCGCAGTACCTCGTGCTCGTGGAGCTGTGGGAGCGCGACCCCCGGACGGTCGGTGAGCTCGGCGATGACCTGGCGCTGGACTCGGGCACGCTCTCGCCGCTCCTCTCGCGACTCGAGAAGGCCGGTCATGTCGTGCGTGAGCGGGTGAGCGAAGATGCGCGAGTCGTGTCGGTGCGCCTGACCGAGCGGGGACGGCGTCTGCGCGCCGAATTGGCGCACGTCGCTGGCGAGTTGGTGCGTTGCAGTGCCCTCTCGGCATCGAACGCCCGTGCCCTGCTGGCCGAGCTGCACGCCTACACCGATGCGTTGGATGCGTCGCTGAAATCCGCGTCCGCCTGA
- a CDS encoding molybdopterin-dependent oxidoreductase, translating to MSTRIRRGRFVAASALAGLVSGLVFLAVAELVALVVAREASPILAVGSFVIDIVPQPLKEFAIETFGEADKIALLVGLGIAVAVASAVAGILELVRPPLGVVALGIAGVLSTAAIVTRAGVTPLAFAPPVLGAIGGAVILVLLSRRLRAWRNGAVAPTESEVETDAETQVDADTTPAPRNLDRRRFFALAAIAGASALIVGITARAVSVATSSVEAVRKALRLPAPKSTVMVPAGAEFDIPGLTPLFTPPEDFYRVDTALTVPTIDPNTWRLVVDGMVDQRIELSFDDLVNMGLDEYSITLTCVSNEVGGNLVGNAKWLGVPVRDILRMAGPQSGADMVLSRSVDGFTASTPLTSLTDDGLDAILAVGMNGEPLPLERGFPVRMIVPGLYGYVSATKWLSELKVTTFAQDEAYWTPRGYSAEAPIKFSSRVDTPKIGAPVAAGRIPIAGVAWAQAVGIERVEVQIDDGDWQSATLSEAVNDTTWVQWMVEWDATPGTHYVAVRAVNKNGDLQIEERAPIAPNGSSGWQRSLITVT from the coding sequence GTGAGCACTCGCATTCGACGTGGGCGATTCGTCGCGGCATCCGCGCTCGCCGGCCTCGTGAGCGGACTCGTCTTCCTGGCGGTGGCGGAGCTCGTCGCGCTCGTCGTCGCCCGCGAAGCGAGCCCCATCCTCGCGGTGGGGTCGTTCGTCATCGACATCGTGCCGCAGCCGCTCAAAGAGTTCGCGATCGAGACCTTCGGGGAGGCCGACAAGATCGCGCTCCTCGTGGGCCTCGGCATCGCCGTCGCCGTGGCGTCGGCCGTCGCCGGCATCCTGGAACTCGTCCGTCCTCCGCTCGGCGTCGTCGCCCTCGGGATCGCGGGAGTCCTGTCGACGGCCGCCATCGTGACGCGTGCGGGGGTGACGCCGTTGGCGTTCGCGCCGCCCGTGCTGGGTGCGATCGGGGGTGCCGTCATCCTCGTGCTCCTCAGCCGCCGCCTCCGTGCGTGGCGAAACGGGGCTGTCGCGCCGACCGAGTCGGAGGTCGAAACGGATGCCGAGACGCAGGTCGATGCTGACACGACCCCCGCCCCGCGAAACCTGGACCGACGTCGCTTCTTCGCCCTCGCAGCCATCGCGGGGGCTTCGGCCCTCATCGTGGGGATCACGGCGCGCGCCGTGAGCGTCGCGACCTCGTCGGTCGAAGCCGTCCGGAAGGCGCTGCGCCTCCCCGCACCGAAGTCGACCGTGATGGTGCCCGCGGGTGCCGAGTTCGACATCCCCGGCCTCACGCCGCTCTTCACTCCGCCCGAGGACTTCTACCGGGTCGACACGGCGCTGACCGTCCCGACGATCGACCCCAACACGTGGCGGCTCGTCGTGGACGGCATGGTCGATCAGCGCATCGAGCTGAGCTTCGACGACCTCGTGAACATGGGTCTCGACGAGTACTCGATCACCCTGACCTGCGTGTCGAACGAAGTGGGCGGCAACCTCGTCGGCAATGCCAAGTGGCTGGGCGTGCCCGTCCGCGACATCCTCAGGATGGCCGGACCCCAGTCGGGCGCCGACATGGTGCTGTCGCGCAGCGTCGACGGCTTCACGGCCAGTACGCCGCTGACATCGCTCACCGACGACGGTCTCGATGCGATCCTCGCGGTCGGGATGAACGGCGAGCCGCTCCCGCTCGAGCGCGGCTTCCCCGTCCGCATGATCGTGCCGGGGCTCTACGGCTACGTGTCGGCGACGAAGTGGCTCAGCGAGCTCAAGGTCACGACGTTCGCGCAGGACGAGGCGTACTGGACCCCTCGCGGGTACAGCGCCGAGGCGCCCATCAAGTTCTCCTCGCGCGTCGACACCCCCAAGATCGGCGCTCCCGTCGCCGCGGGACGCATCCCCATCGCGGGCGTCGCGTGGGCCCAGGCGGTCGGCATCGAGCGGGTCGAAGTTCAGATCGACGACGGCGACTGGCAGTCGGCGACGCTGTCGGAGGCGGTCAACGACACGACGTGGGTGCAGTGGATGGTGGAGTGGGATGCCACTCCCGGAACGCACTACGTCGCGGTGCGGGCCGTCAACAAGAACGGCGACCTTCAGATCGAGGAGCGCGCGCCGATCGCCCCCAACGGATCCTCCGGCTGGCAGCGGTCGCTCATCACGGTCACCTGA
- a CDS encoding MarR family winged helix-turn-helix transcriptional regulator encodes MTDRRLAISAWESLFRAQHEVFEEIRCDFDDTGLSQAEYDVLLTVTRGRNRTARLREVTANMLISQPSVSRLVDRMVARGLVSKCADPEDGRGALVTATDAGDAAFRRIATAHGTSIAQRMSFLSDEELAQLRALTAKLRSSPPKGC; translated from the coding sequence ATGACTGATCGCCGGCTGGCCATTTCGGCATGGGAGAGTCTGTTCCGCGCGCAGCACGAGGTCTTCGAGGAGATCCGCTGCGACTTCGACGACACCGGCCTGTCCCAAGCCGAGTACGACGTCCTTCTGACGGTCACCCGCGGCCGAAACCGCACCGCACGACTGCGCGAAGTCACTGCCAACATGCTCATCAGCCAGCCGAGCGTCTCTCGCCTCGTCGACCGGATGGTCGCGCGCGGACTCGTCTCGAAGTGCGCCGACCCCGAGGACGGGCGCGGGGCGCTCGTCACGGCGACGGATGCGGGCGACGCGGCATTCCGCCGGATCGCGACGGCGCACGGTACATCCATCGCACAGCGCATGTCGTTCCTCAGCGACGAAGAGCTCGCTCAACTGCGCGCGTTGACCGCGAAGCTGCGTTCCTCCCCACCGAAGGGGTGCTGA
- a CDS encoding DUF4287 domain-containing protein yields MSFQAYLDNIEAKTGVTPREFVDLAAQKGFGPGTKAGEIIAWLGADYGLGRGHAMALVHVITKGPKIDAKHVGSGGTHADASDTLWLDGRASNPANS; encoded by the coding sequence ATGTCGTTCCAGGCTTACCTCGACAACATCGAGGCGAAGACGGGGGTCACTCCTCGCGAGTTCGTGGATCTCGCGGCGCAGAAGGGCTTCGGTCCCGGCACGAAGGCGGGCGAGATCATCGCGTGGCTCGGCGCGGATTACGGCTTGGGGCGCGGACATGCGATGGCGCTCGTGCACGTCATCACGAAGGGGCCGAAGATCGACGCGAAGCACGTCGGTTCGGGTGGCACCCACGCCGATGCCTCCGACACGCTCTGGCTCGATGGCCGGGCGTCCAATCCCGCGAACAGCTGA
- a CDS encoding RNA polymerase sigma factor: MGPEPGEVVAFDASRAFDENGSALLGFAMNALRDRPLAEDCVQETFLRAWRSRDRYDGTRASERTWLFSIARNVVTDALRARARLPRIGDDTELETRTADAIDPLERLGILEGLARLSEPHRTAVVAVHIEGRSYQELSDATGVPVATWRTRAYHALRALRGHLEGTEAQDEHS; encoded by the coding sequence ATGGGTCCGGAGCCGGGCGAGGTCGTCGCCTTCGACGCGTCACGCGCGTTCGATGAGAACGGCAGCGCGCTTCTCGGCTTCGCCATGAACGCCCTGCGCGACAGGCCGCTCGCGGAGGATTGCGTGCAGGAGACCTTCCTCCGCGCCTGGCGGTCGCGCGATCGGTACGACGGCACGCGCGCGTCGGAGCGCACGTGGTTGTTCTCGATCGCGCGGAACGTCGTCACGGATGCTCTCCGTGCGCGGGCGCGGCTGCCGCGCATCGGCGACGACACGGAGCTCGAGACGCGGACGGCCGACGCCATCGACCCCCTCGAGCGACTCGGCATCCTCGAAGGGCTCGCCCGCTTGAGCGAACCGCACCGGACCGCCGTCGTGGCGGTCCACATCGAGGGCCGCAGCTACCAGGAGCTCTCGGATGCGACGGGCGTTCCCGTCGCGACTTGGCGTACACGCGCGTACCACGCCCTCCGGGCGCTGCGCGGACATCTCGAAGGGACGGAGGCGCAGGATGAACACTCCTGA
- a CDS encoding DUF2207 domain-containing protein codes for MVCGTRALTVRLVAVLLSVFAILLFGPTIGASAASASADVDDFTFESLDVEYELSRAEDGTSTLHVRETFVAVFPEYDQNRGMRRVIPDFYQGAPLHPELLSITDGAGEERASGTDSDEGMFSMTSRADDFVHGRQTYVFEYTLHNVTRYFADTGVDEFYWDVTGTDWRQPFGRTSMRLEVDDALADALTGAASCYVGSQGATDTCEIQEDSGAVVATTGPLAPYETMTVAVAFAAGTFTPFDSSYFASPWGWLQAVAGVGAIGALVSAIVVRRRYLRDDPGRPTIIAEYTPPREVDALESAVLLGLVTKAIPAEVLEQAVVGSIRILEGTPGRWSSRAPLMAELVDPSRADGDGRMLLEGLFPEGRPGEQFEFGRTDTRFSTAAQKILKAANAELDRRGMRRPVSGRVRVWPILAAVLAGGAAFPLGLAALSAGVHAAVPIIVMVAGLLVAITAIGLVSRRPLTSRGAETRDHLAGLKIFIEWAEADRIRMLQSPLGAERVPVDTGDTREMLRLYESLLPYAVVFGQEKEWAEQLAVLYGSDSPGWYSGTSGFTASSFAAGISTLSASTSSSSSTSGGSSGGGSAGGGGGGGGGGGV; via the coding sequence ATGGTCTGTGGCACGAGAGCGCTCACGGTTCGACTCGTCGCGGTGCTCCTCTCCGTCTTCGCGATCCTTCTCTTCGGGCCCACGATCGGCGCGAGTGCGGCGTCGGCATCTGCCGATGTGGACGATTTCACGTTCGAGAGCCTCGACGTCGAGTACGAGCTGTCGAGAGCGGAGGACGGCACGAGCACACTCCACGTGCGGGAGACGTTCGTTGCCGTCTTCCCCGAGTACGACCAGAACCGCGGGATGCGACGCGTCATCCCGGACTTCTACCAGGGCGCGCCGCTGCATCCCGAACTTCTCTCGATCACGGATGGAGCGGGTGAGGAGCGGGCCTCCGGGACCGATTCCGACGAGGGGATGTTCTCGATGACGTCGCGCGCGGATGACTTTGTGCACGGGCGGCAGACCTACGTCTTCGAGTACACCCTCCACAACGTGACGCGGTACTTCGCCGACACGGGCGTCGACGAGTTCTACTGGGACGTCACGGGCACCGATTGGCGGCAGCCGTTCGGCCGCACATCGATGCGGCTGGAGGTCGATGACGCCCTCGCGGACGCGCTGACGGGTGCAGCATCCTGCTATGTCGGATCGCAGGGCGCGACGGACACGTGCGAGATCCAGGAGGATTCCGGAGCGGTCGTCGCGACGACGGGTCCGCTCGCCCCGTACGAGACGATGACGGTCGCGGTCGCCTTCGCGGCGGGCACCTTCACGCCGTTCGACTCGTCGTACTTCGCGTCGCCGTGGGGATGGCTCCAGGCCGTCGCGGGCGTCGGCGCGATCGGGGCGCTCGTCAGCGCGATCGTGGTGCGTCGCCGATATCTGCGCGACGATCCGGGACGTCCGACGATCATCGCGGAGTACACCCCTCCGCGGGAAGTGGATGCCCTCGAGAGCGCCGTGCTGCTCGGGCTCGTGACGAAGGCCATCCCCGCGGAAGTCCTCGAGCAGGCCGTCGTCGGCAGCATCCGGATTCTCGAGGGAACCCCCGGACGGTGGAGTTCGCGCGCTCCGCTGATGGCCGAGCTCGTCGATCCGTCTCGCGCCGACGGCGACGGGCGAATGCTGCTCGAGGGGCTCTTTCCCGAGGGGCGGCCGGGGGAGCAGTTCGAGTTCGGTCGCACCGACACTCGGTTCTCGACAGCGGCGCAGAAGATCCTCAAGGCGGCGAACGCGGAACTCGATCGCCGGGGGATGCGCCGGCCCGTCTCCGGGCGTGTTCGCGTGTGGCCGATCCTCGCGGCGGTCCTCGCGGGCGGTGCGGCCTTCCCGCTCGGGCTCGCGGCGCTGAGTGCCGGCGTTCACGCAGCGGTTCCGATCATCGTCATGGTGGCGGGGCTGCTCGTGGCGATCACGGCGATCGGGCTCGTGTCGAGGCGACCGCTGACGTCACGCGGTGCCGAGACTCGCGACCACCTCGCAGGTCTGAAGATCTTCATCGAGTGGGCCGAAGCCGACCGCATACGGATGCTCCAGTCGCCCCTCGGGGCCGAGCGCGTGCCGGTCGATACGGGCGATACGCGCGAGATGCTGCGACTGTACGAGTCGCTGTTGCCGTACGCGGTCGTGTTCGGCCAGGAGAAGGAGTGGGCGGAGCAGCTCGCGGTACTGTACGGCTCGGACTCGCCGGGCTGGTACAGCGGAACGAGCGGGTTCACCGCGTCGTCCTTCGCCGCAGGCATCTCGACCCTCTCGGCATCGACGTCTTCCTCGTCGTCCACGTCAGGCGGTTCGAGCGGTGGCGGGTCGGCCGGTGGCGGCGGAGGTGGCGGCGGAGGCGGGGGCGTCTGA
- a CDS encoding DUF2804 domain-containing protein, which produces MNDPFSVPEREITEPVSLTLPDGRLDRRAVGWARKSLVDTAAIGRSRWGRNKRWEYWNVATPSHVLAATVSSLDYAAVHEVWVFDRASERSWGRSATVVPSRGVHLPASLDAGPARARTRSLEIDIEPVDGGTRVRAAAPDVAFDVVAAAPAGHERLGVVVPWSDTRFQYTVKDVARPASGTVTIAGETFDVPKGRSWAVLDHGRGRWPYDVRWNWGAGGGRSYGRVIGIQLGGRWTEGTGVSENAFFVDGRMHKIHGEVGWDYDMEQWRRPWVVAGGGLEASFEPFYDKVSRTNLGIVANSTDQCFGYWSGTFRTVEGDAIPFDHVFGFAEEVHNRW; this is translated from the coding sequence ATGAACGACCCGTTCTCCGTGCCCGAACGCGAGATCACCGAACCTGTATCCCTCACTCTTCCCGACGGTCGACTCGATCGACGTGCCGTCGGGTGGGCGCGGAAATCGCTCGTCGACACCGCCGCCATCGGCCGAAGTCGCTGGGGCCGGAACAAGCGCTGGGAGTACTGGAACGTCGCCACCCCGTCACACGTCCTCGCCGCGACGGTGTCGTCGCTCGACTATGCGGCCGTGCACGAAGTGTGGGTCTTCGATCGCGCATCGGAACGCTCGTGGGGGCGAAGTGCGACGGTCGTCCCTTCGCGCGGCGTGCACTTGCCGGCATCACTCGACGCTGGTCCGGCGCGCGCTCGAACGCGCTCGCTCGAGATCGACATCGAGCCCGTCGACGGAGGGACGCGCGTTCGCGCGGCGGCACCCGACGTCGCGTTCGACGTCGTCGCGGCGGCACCGGCCGGTCACGAGCGACTCGGTGTCGTGGTTCCGTGGTCGGATACGCGGTTCCAGTACACCGTCAAGGACGTCGCGCGTCCGGCATCCGGCACGGTCACGATCGCGGGAGAGACCTTCGACGTTCCGAAGGGACGCTCGTGGGCCGTTCTCGACCACGGGCGCGGGCGGTGGCCGTATGACGTGCGGTGGAACTGGGGTGCGGGGGGAGGTCGCTCCTACGGCCGGGTCATCGGCATCCAACTGGGCGGGCGATGGACCGAGGGTACGGGTGTCAGCGAGAACGCCTTCTTCGTCGACGGTCGGATGCACAAGATCCACGGCGAGGTGGGGTGGGATTACGACATGGAACAGTGGCGTCGTCCGTGGGTCGTTGCGGGCGGTGGGCTCGAGGCATCCTTCGAGCCCTTCTATGACAAGGTCTCCCGCACGAATCTCGGTATCGTCGCGAACTCGACCGACCAGTGCTTCGGATACTGGAGCGGCACGTTCCGGACGGTGGAGGGCGACGCGATCCCCTTCGATCACGTCTTCGGCTTCGCCGAGGAGGTCCACAACCGCTGGTGA
- a CDS encoding HNH endonuclease signature motif containing protein, with translation MTERADALLRRLPEIERHLADLLSPALANDDARAMTDAQLVEFVRLVESLGRRVDAARLIVASEVDDRCRPERGAARLCERMGCGSAVELLTSLTGIRTTTARHRTRAARPIASTTSLTGDVVPAPFPRLRAALDDGLVGLDTVAVITTTLGPIVERCHPAGLAAAEEALVADAVGTPDTAGLDAESTLVQARVWSLALDPDGVLPEYERAERRRGLVLGRVRDGLVPLRGELLPDVAAQLQQLIHAHLSPRVADRTSDATRGPVFVDSEAMSSDDAEPSHDLRTRSQKQHDVLASVLAVAARAAETPTLGGAAPTLLVTISAEDLETQSGVAFIDGTDQPLPARVARQIACAGGTQHAVYDETGRIISLGSPHRVFTAHQRRAIMARDGGCVIPGCHVPAFWCEVHHALEHSRGGPTHTDNGMLLCWHHHRTLETSGWAVRMTDGVPEVRAPSHIDRSGAWLRARGSAHLQRERTRRRRDGCGSDAPASAATSAATGRPATARTA, from the coding sequence ATGACAGAACGAGCGGATGCCCTCCTGCGGCGGCTCCCCGAGATCGAGCGGCATCTCGCTGATCTGCTGTCACCTGCGCTCGCGAACGACGACGCGCGAGCGATGACGGACGCCCAGCTCGTGGAGTTCGTGCGTCTCGTCGAGTCGCTCGGCCGACGTGTCGACGCCGCACGGCTCATCGTCGCGAGCGAGGTCGACGACCGTTGCCGACCCGAGCGCGGAGCCGCGAGGCTGTGCGAACGAATGGGATGCGGGTCCGCAGTCGAGTTGCTCACGAGCCTCACCGGCATCCGAACGACGACGGCGCGTCACCGCACGCGAGCAGCCCGGCCGATCGCGTCGACGACCTCGCTCACGGGCGACGTCGTTCCGGCGCCGTTCCCCCGCCTGCGAGCGGCACTCGACGACGGGCTCGTCGGGCTCGACACGGTCGCGGTCATCACGACGACACTCGGGCCGATCGTTGAGCGCTGCCACCCCGCGGGATTGGCAGCCGCAGAGGAGGCCCTGGTCGCCGATGCGGTCGGCACCCCCGACACGGCTGGACTCGACGCCGAGTCGACGCTGGTCCAGGCGCGCGTCTGGTCGCTCGCGCTCGATCCCGATGGAGTACTGCCCGAGTACGAACGTGCCGAACGACGCCGGGGGCTCGTGCTCGGGCGCGTGCGCGACGGGCTCGTGCCGCTCCGCGGCGAGCTCCTCCCCGACGTCGCCGCTCAGCTTCAGCAGCTGATCCATGCTCATCTGTCTCCGCGGGTCGCCGACCGGACGAGCGATGCCACGAGGGGGCCGGTCTTCGTCGATTCGGAGGCGATGTCGTCCGACGATGCCGAGCCGAGCCATGATCTGCGTACGCGTTCCCAGAAGCAGCACGACGTGCTCGCGAGCGTGCTCGCCGTCGCAGCCCGCGCCGCCGAGACGCCGACGTTGGGCGGAGCCGCCCCGACGCTGCTCGTGACCATCAGCGCCGAAGACCTCGAGACGCAATCAGGCGTTGCCTTCATCGACGGCACCGACCAGCCGCTGCCCGCCCGGGTCGCCCGCCAGATCGCCTGCGCGGGCGGTACGCAGCACGCCGTGTACGACGAAACCGGGCGGATCATCTCGCTCGGATCACCCCATCGGGTGTTCACCGCCCACCAACGGAGGGCGATCATGGCGCGGGACGGAGGGTGTGTCATCCCGGGATGCCACGTCCCCGCGTTCTGGTGCGAGGTCCATCATGCCCTCGAGCATTCGAGAGGCGGTCCGACTCATACCGACAACGGCATGCTCCTCTGTTGGCATCATCACCGCACGTTGGAGACGAGTGGATGGGCGGTACGTATGACGGACGGCGTGCCTGAAGTGCGAGCGCCTTCGCACATCGACCGCTCCGGCGCATGGCTACGCGCCCGCGGGTCTGCTCACCTGCAGCGCGAGCGGACCAGACGACGGCGCGACGGGTGCGGGTCAGACGCCCCCGCCTCCGCCGCCACCTCCGCCGCCACCGGCCGACCCGCCACCGCTCGAACCGCCTGA
- a CDS encoding Hsp20/alpha crystallin family protein — protein sequence MATYDPFRDLDRLASSLFDTRRGPRRMPMDLYRDGDHYVLTADLPGIDPGSVDVDVDGQLLTIRAERTLSTGDGVTWITREREAASFLRQLNLGQGVDTDRISASYTNGVLSVTIPVSEKAKPRKIQVTSHAGDAVIEAHESSEEPRLVEQ from the coding sequence ATGGCAACCTACGACCCCTTCCGTGACCTCGACCGTCTCGCGTCGAGCCTGTTCGACACGCGCCGCGGCCCGCGCCGCATGCCGATGGATCTCTATCGCGACGGCGACCACTACGTGCTCACCGCTGATCTCCCGGGCATCGATCCGGGCTCGGTCGACGTCGACGTCGACGGCCAGCTGCTGACGATCCGCGCCGAGCGCACGCTCTCGACCGGAGACGGTGTGACGTGGATCACTCGCGAGCGCGAGGCGGCCAGCTTCCTGCGTCAGCTCAACCTGGGCCAGGGAGTCGACACCGATCGCATCTCGGCGAGCTACACCAACGGCGTGCTGAGCGTCACGATCCCCGTGAGCGAGAAGGCGAAGCCGCGCAAGATCCAGGTCACGTCCCACGCCGGTGACGCGGTCATCGAGGCGCACGAGTCGAGCGAGGAGCCGCGACTCGTCGAACAGTGA
- a CDS encoding CHRD domain-containing protein has translation MTKKTIARPITIGALASVGLLAIGAPAYADTEVAEPSSFTSAFTVMATPDQVVNNDGVATPGQPGASGTFTFRINSDLEIICYDIRLEGVSGDYQSPARTATHIHEAAAGQPGPPRIAFPNPAPVGDGPRTSSGCLQGPFTTGIEANGADTGDGFSLAQIEANPAGFTGDSHTVDYAAGVVRGQLTAVPVGGVDTGAGGTAGGTSDALGLSAAALGVVGLTVGTAVVLHRRRQTASR, from the coding sequence ATGACGAAGAAGACAATCGCCCGTCCGATCACGATCGGCGCGCTCGCGTCGGTCGGACTGCTCGCGATCGGAGCACCGGCTTACGCAGATACCGAGGTCGCCGAACCGTCGAGCTTCACGAGCGCGTTCACTGTGATGGCGACGCCCGACCAGGTCGTCAACAACGACGGCGTCGCAACACCCGGCCAGCCCGGGGCATCGGGAACGTTCACGTTCCGGATCAACTCCGACCTCGAGATCATCTGCTACGACATCCGCCTCGAGGGAGTGAGCGGCGACTACCAGAGCCCCGCCCGGACAGCCACCCACATCCACGAGGCCGCCGCGGGCCAGCCCGGACCGCCGCGCATCGCCTTCCCCAACCCCGCACCCGTCGGCGACGGCCCGCGCACGTCGTCGGGATGCCTCCAGGGGCCGTTCACGACGGGCATCGAGGCGAACGGCGCCGACACGGGCGACGGCTTCTCGCTCGCTCAGATCGAGGCGAACCCGGCCGGATTCACGGGCGACTCCCACACCGTCGACTATGCCGCCGGCGTTGTCCGCGGCCAGCTGACCGCCGTCCCCGTCGGCGGTGTCGACACGGGTGCGGGCGGCACGGCCGGTGGAACCTCCGACGCCCTCGGACTGAGTGCTGCCGCGCTCGGCGTCGTCGGCCTCACGGTGGGAACCGCGGTCGTCCTGCACCGACGTCGGCAGACTGCGAGCCGGTGA